A window of the Deinococcus gobiensis I-0 genome harbors these coding sequences:
- the cbiD gene encoding cobalt-precorrin-5B (C(1))-methyltransferase CbiD encodes MSLAFQMTPARYDLSLPADNGLRRGFTTGSAATAAFKAALLLLERGQTTTEVDITLPGGEFVLGVPVQGARLTDAGAYAEVVKDGGDDPDATHGATIWVSVVRQASPEMTFHAGEGVGTVTAPGIRVPVGEAAINPGPRDMMRQAAREVTGHTAYAVTVGCVDGEAIARRTFNPRLGIVGGISILGTTGIVEPMSLEAYMASVEVYVRVAVHGRPGAVVLTPGKLGRDYARETLGVSGPDIVQMSNFVGAALDALQSALVETGHPLPLLLVAGHPGKLAKVLNGDWNTHSQYSGMAMNAVARVAAEVGLEPGPVAALAQANTVDACVELLAAHPRGTEVWAEIARRIAGTLQARAPATRRVRVALFALDGTGLGTAEVGA; translated from the coding sequence GTGAGTCTCGCCTTCCAGATGACACCGGCCCGCTACGACCTTTCCCTGCCCGCCGACAACGGCCTGCGCCGGGGCTTTACGACCGGCAGCGCGGCGACGGCGGCATTCAAGGCCGCGCTGCTGCTGCTGGAACGCGGCCAGACGACGACCGAGGTGGACATCACCCTGCCGGGGGGCGAATTCGTGCTGGGCGTGCCGGTGCAGGGGGCCCGCCTGACCGATGCCGGGGCCTACGCCGAGGTCGTCAAGGACGGCGGCGACGATCCCGACGCCACCCACGGCGCGACGATCTGGGTGTCGGTCGTGCGGCAGGCCAGCCCGGAGATGACCTTCCACGCGGGCGAGGGCGTGGGCACCGTCACCGCCCCCGGCATCCGCGTGCCGGTGGGCGAGGCCGCGATCAACCCCGGCCCGCGCGACATGATGCGGCAGGCGGCGCGGGAAGTGACGGGCCACACGGCCTATGCGGTGACCGTGGGCTGCGTGGACGGCGAGGCCATCGCCCGGCGGACCTTCAATCCGCGCCTGGGCATCGTGGGCGGCATCAGCATTCTGGGCACGACCGGCATCGTCGAACCGATGAGCCTGGAGGCGTATATGGCCTCGGTCGAGGTCTACGTGCGTGTGGCGGTGCATGGCCGCCCGGGCGCCGTTGTCCTAACCCCCGGCAAGCTGGGCCGCGACTATGCCCGCGAGACCCTGGGCGTGTCGGGCCCCGACATCGTGCAGATGAGCAATTTCGTGGGCGCCGCGCTGGACGCCCTGCAATCGGCACTCGTGGAAACGGGCCATCCGCTGCCCCTGCTGCTCGTCGCCGGACACCCCGGCAAGCTGGCGAAGGTCCTGAACGGCGACTGGAACACCCACAGCCAGTACAGCGGCATGGCGATGAACGCGGTGGCGCGGGTGGCGGCGGAGGTCGGCCTGGAGCCGGGTCCGGTGGCCGCCCTCGCCCAGGCGAACACGGTGGACGCCTGCGTAGAGCTGCTTGCCGCACACCCCAGAGGAACGGAGGTGTGGGCCGAGATCGCCCGCCGCATCGCCGGCACGCTCCAGGCCCGCGCCCCGGCGACCCGCCGCGTCCGGGTGGCCCTCTTCGCGCTGGACGGCACCGGACTGGGCACGGCAGAGGTCGGGGCATGA
- the cobI gene encoding precorrin-2 C(20)-methyltransferase: protein MSGGFTGLGVGPGPEGLLPVAALRALQAADVIYAPRSRVSDSSVALDALRGLDFPQDRVQEVEFLMDGDDARIGGHYAALAREIAARGRAGEQVVYLTIGDAMTYSTLGYLVAALRTEAPDLPTRVLPGVTSYATAAALTGFSLGEGKERVLILPCPDDLEALRADLLSHDVTVLMKVGRRLPGVLALLDDLGIAQHCALAHRLGLGGEVVLPSLSAGVPDAAKLGYLSVLLIRRGPPQRFGTKDAEADASHGAP, encoded by the coding sequence ATGAGCGGCGGCTTTACCGGCCTCGGCGTCGGCCCCGGCCCGGAAGGGCTGCTGCCGGTGGCGGCGCTGCGGGCACTCCAGGCGGCGGACGTGATCTACGCGCCGCGCTCGCGGGTTTCCGACTCGTCGGTGGCCCTGGACGCCCTGCGCGGCCTGGACTTCCCGCAGGACCGGGTGCAGGAGGTCGAATTCCTGATGGACGGCGACGATGCGCGGATCGGCGGGCACTACGCCGCCCTGGCCCGGGAAATCGCCGCGCGGGGCCGGGCGGGCGAACAGGTCGTCTACCTCACCATCGGGGACGCGATGACCTATTCCACGCTGGGCTATCTGGTGGCCGCGCTGCGCACCGAGGCCCCCGACCTGCCCACCCGCGTACTGCCCGGCGTCACGAGCTACGCCACGGCGGCGGCCCTCACCGGATTCTCGCTGGGCGAGGGCAAGGAGCGCGTGCTCATCCTCCCCTGCCCGGACGATCTGGAAGCGCTGCGGGCCGACCTGCTGAGCCACGACGTCACCGTCCTGATGAAGGTCGGGCGGCGACTGCCGGGCGTACTGGCACTGCTCGACGACCTGGGCATCGCCCAACACTGCGCCCTCGCACACCGCCTGGGCCTGGGCGGCGAGGTGGTTCTGCCCAGCCTGAGCGCGGGCGTGCCGGACGCCGCGAAGCTGGGCTACCTGAGCGTGCTGCTGATCCGCCGCGGACCGCCACAGCGGTTCGGAACGAAAGACGCTGAAGCCGACGCCAGTCACGGGGCGCCCTGA
- the cobM gene encoding precorrin-4 C(11)-methyltransferase, which translates to MNVYFIGAGPGAPDLITVRGARLLGQCRLILYAGSLVPEAVLEHAAPDAERFNTAELNLDEQVALYRRAQREGLDVARVHSGDPAIYGATAEQMRALRELDIPYEIVPGVSSFTASAAALGAELTRPNVTQTIILTRVSGRASPVPERENLASLAAHGASLCVFLGGNQLAEIVAELRTGYPDETPVALVQRASQPEERRHVATLGTLLGGEGLDGIRPSEWALTTMLIVSPALADVGEAQGSRLYAPEYAHRFRRAVKEEG; encoded by the coding sequence ATGAACGTCTATTTCATCGGGGCCGGGCCTGGAGCGCCGGACCTCATCACCGTGCGGGGAGCGCGGCTGCTCGGGCAGTGCCGCCTCATCCTGTACGCCGGATCGCTGGTCCCGGAGGCCGTGCTGGAACACGCCGCCCCGGACGCCGAACGCTTCAACACTGCCGAGCTGAACCTGGACGAGCAGGTGGCCCTGTACCGCCGCGCCCAGCGGGAAGGCCTGGACGTGGCCCGCGTGCACAGCGGCGACCCGGCCATCTACGGCGCGACCGCCGAGCAGATGCGGGCGCTGCGTGAGCTGGACATCCCCTACGAGATCGTACCCGGCGTGAGCAGCTTCACCGCCAGCGCCGCCGCCCTGGGCGCGGAGCTGACCCGCCCGAACGTCACGCAGACGATCATCCTCACCCGGGTGTCAGGCCGCGCCAGCCCCGTCCCCGAGCGCGAAAACCTCGCCAGTCTCGCGGCGCACGGGGCCAGCCTGTGCGTCTTCCTGGGCGGCAACCAGCTCGCCGAGATCGTGGCCGAGCTGCGGACCGGCTACCCGGACGAGACCCCGGTGGCCCTGGTGCAGCGCGCCAGCCAACCCGAGGAGCGCCGACACGTCGCCACGCTGGGCACCCTGCTTGGTGGGGAGGGGCTGGACGGCATCCGTCCCAGCGAATGGGCACTGACCACCATGCTGATCGTGAGCCCGGCGCTGGCGGACGTCGGAGAGGCGCAGGGCAGCCGCCTGTATGCGCCCGAGTACGCGCACCGTTTCCGGCGGGCCGTGAAGGAAGAAGGATGA
- a CDS encoding cobalamin biosynthesis protein produces the protein MTTDLPVALAIWPVRRETEVLAAHLAAHLNAVVHRPWQQAGRQFDAFGAAFAGARAWIMIGAVGIASRFLAGLPHDKHTDPAVVVLDDAARFAVALLGGHEGGANALAYAVARATGAVPVVTTATEAVKPLTLGIGCRRGVDEDQIAAAVTHALAGRALADVREVATVDLKADETGLLAFCEAHALPLRVFARADLAGRAYVTQASDWVQRSVGLPGVCEPCALLASPRGELIVPKTALNGVTVAVVEDRGWAAGGRA, from the coding sequence GTGACCACCGACCTTCCTGTGGCCCTCGCCATCTGGCCCGTGCGCCGCGAGACGGAGGTCCTGGCGGCGCACCTCGCCGCACACCTGAACGCCGTGGTGCACCGCCCCTGGCAGCAGGCCGGGCGGCAGTTCGACGCCTTCGGGGCCGCCTTCGCCGGAGCGCGGGCCTGGATCATGATCGGCGCGGTGGGTATCGCCAGCCGCTTTCTGGCCGGACTCCCCCACGACAAGCACACCGATCCGGCGGTGGTCGTGCTGGACGACGCGGCGCGCTTCGCCGTGGCCCTGCTCGGCGGGCACGAGGGCGGCGCGAACGCCCTGGCCTACGCGGTGGCGCGCGCCACCGGAGCCGTACCCGTCGTGACCACCGCCACCGAGGCCGTCAAACCGCTGACGCTGGGCATCGGCTGCCGGCGGGGCGTGGACGAAGACCAGATCGCGGCGGCCGTGACGCATGCGCTGGCAGGCCGCGCGCTGGCGGACGTCCGTGAGGTCGCCACGGTGGACCTCAAGGCCGACGAGACCGGGCTGCTGGCCTTCTGCGAGGCGCACGCGCTGCCGCTGCGGGTCTTTGCCCGCGCCGATCTGGCGGGCCGCGCCTACGTGACGCAGGCCAGCGACTGGGTGCAGCGCAGCGTCGGGCTGCCCGGCGTGTGCGAACCCTGCGCCCTGCTCGCCAGCCCGCGCGGCGAACTGATCGTCCCCAAGACGGCCCTGAACGGCGTGACGGTCGCGGTGGTCGAGGACCGGGGCTGGGCGGCCGGAGGTCGGGCATGA
- the cobJ gene encoding precorrin-3B C(17)-methyltransferase, translating into MTAPSKTGHLSLVSVGPGDLSLVPERARDALLRADVIVAYDLYLRWVAPLITTQDVLTPPLTQEKERARLAIERARSGQRVALVSSGDIGVYAMAGLVFEDLPESPDFGVEVIPGITSATACASLLGSPLTHDFATLSLSDLLCPWEWIEHRARHIAGADLACVLYNVQSRARQEGVYRVLRLMLEHKRPETVCGVVRNAYREDQEVRVTTLGELLEQKFDMLTTVVIGNRFTERKGRWMYTPRGYNDWQADAAPEVAPTHALPEHAIWVYGGTRDGNALALALAEAGQQVVLSVATDLGAQVAPAHPNLCLYGGPAGAEARRRALRGARAVVDATHPYAGVITPQLREITAELDVPYLRYERPSTLPDPLPDGVVLADSFVHAAELAAPHGRVFLATGSKDLAAFREAAPDAEVFVRVTPQPEVMARVLELGVPPQNVSAMVGPFSHEFNVAQWRAWSVGAVVTKDSGAQGGLPAKLSAARELGVPLIVVRRPDAVPGAFSSPEALIGSLKELP; encoded by the coding sequence ATGACCGCGCCCTCCAAAACAGGCCACCTCAGCCTCGTCTCCGTCGGCCCCGGCGACCTCTCGCTGGTGCCCGAGCGGGCGCGCGACGCCCTGCTGCGGGCCGACGTGATCGTGGCCTACGACCTCTACCTGCGCTGGGTCGCGCCGCTGATCACCACGCAGGACGTCCTGACGCCGCCGCTGACGCAGGAGAAGGAGCGCGCCCGCCTCGCCATCGAACGCGCCCGGAGCGGGCAACGGGTGGCGCTCGTGAGCAGCGGCGACATCGGCGTGTACGCGATGGCCGGCCTGGTCTTCGAGGACCTGCCCGAGTCGCCCGACTTCGGGGTGGAGGTCATCCCCGGCATCACGAGCGCCACCGCCTGCGCGAGCCTGCTGGGGTCGCCGCTGACGCACGACTTCGCCACCCTCTCGCTCTCGGACCTGCTGTGCCCCTGGGAATGGATCGAGCACCGCGCGCGCCACATCGCCGGGGCCGACCTCGCCTGCGTGCTGTACAACGTGCAGAGCCGGGCGCGGCAGGAGGGCGTGTACCGCGTCCTCCGCCTGATGCTGGAGCACAAGCGCCCGGAGACGGTCTGCGGGGTGGTCCGCAACGCCTACCGCGAGGACCAGGAGGTGCGCGTGACCACACTGGGCGAGCTGCTGGAACAGAAGTTCGACATGCTCACCACCGTGGTCATCGGCAACCGCTTCACCGAGCGCAAAGGCCGCTGGATGTATACCCCGCGCGGCTACAACGACTGGCAAGCCGACGCCGCGCCCGAAGTTGCGCCGACCCATGCCCTCCCCGAACACGCGATCTGGGTCTACGGCGGCACCCGAGACGGCAACGCCCTGGCCCTGGCCCTGGCCGAAGCCGGGCAACAGGTGGTCCTGAGCGTGGCGACCGACCTCGGCGCGCAGGTGGCCCCGGCGCACCCCAACCTGTGCCTGTACGGCGGCCCCGCCGGAGCCGAGGCGAGGCGGCGCGCGCTGCGCGGGGCGCGGGCGGTCGTGGACGCCACGCACCCCTATGCCGGGGTCATCACGCCGCAGCTCCGCGAGATCACGGCCGAGCTGGACGTGCCCTACCTGCGCTACGAGCGACCCTCGACCCTCCCCGACCCCCTGCCGGACGGCGTGGTGCTGGCCGACTCCTTCGTCCATGCGGCGGAGCTGGCCGCGCCGCATGGACGGGTCTTCCTGGCGACGGGCAGCAAGGACCTCGCCGCCTTCCGGGAGGCCGCGCCCGACGCCGAAGTGTTCGTGCGCGTGACCCCGCAGCCCGAGGTCATGGCCCGCGTCCTCGAACTCGGCGTGCCGCCGCAGAACGTCAGCGCGATGGTCGGCCCCTTTTCCCACGAGTTCAACGTGGCGCAGTGGCGCGCGTGGAGCGTCGGCGCGGTCGTCACCAAGGACAGCGGCGCGCAGGGCGGTCTGCCCGCCAAGCTGAGCGCCGCCCGTGAACTGGGCGTGCCCCTGATCGTGGTGCGCCGCCCCGACGCCGTCCCCGGCGCGTTTTCTTCTCCCGAAGCATTGATCGGGTCCCTCAAGGAGTTGCCGTGA
- a CDS encoding CobW family GTP-binding protein, which yields MSTRTPVTIVSGFLGSGKTTLLNNLLAQTHDRTLAVIVNEFGEVSIDAPLLDTREEGVELHDVHGGLLAYGGEGDAFTATLRALRGRRHAFDHVLIETSGLAVPTAVMVTLQTPEFADAFLLDATLVVVDTPLLLEGAFSTGGDAAQASAASVFDAQLEYADVAVLNKIDGLDDAALLQAEADVRYRAPRVRFLELAYGARLDTQLTLGLNLHGTRRAVTHAAPVSGTPSDLAAPLHDHTTLDGHSHGDLDAHVHSLSTHQHFHEHDPGWQSFRLTSPEPQDLPALLKTVQNVARVFPVLRVKGFVGDAQGERHAVQAVRSRIEALPAPARADAPNELIFIGYHVSRKKVIEALQKALPQVWS from the coding sequence GTGAGCACCAGAACCCCCGTCACCATCGTCAGCGGCTTTCTCGGCAGCGGCAAGACCACGCTGCTGAACAACCTGCTGGCGCAGACCCACGACCGCACGCTGGCCGTCATCGTGAACGAGTTCGGCGAGGTGAGCATCGACGCGCCGCTGCTCGACACGCGTGAGGAGGGCGTGGAGCTGCACGACGTGCACGGCGGCCTGCTGGCCTACGGCGGCGAGGGCGACGCCTTCACCGCGACCCTGCGGGCGCTGCGCGGACGCCGCCACGCCTTCGACCACGTGCTGATCGAGACGAGCGGGCTGGCCGTGCCCACCGCCGTGATGGTCACACTCCAGACGCCGGAATTTGCCGACGCCTTCCTGCTCGACGCGACGCTGGTGGTCGTGGACACGCCGCTGCTGCTGGAGGGCGCGTTCAGTACAGGGGGAGACGCGGCCCAGGCCAGCGCCGCGTCCGTGTTCGACGCGCAGCTCGAATACGCCGACGTGGCCGTACTGAACAAGATCGACGGGCTCGACGACGCCGCACTGCTCCAGGCCGAGGCCGACGTGCGCTACCGTGCCCCGCGCGTGCGCTTTCTGGAGCTGGCCTACGGCGCGCGGCTCGACACGCAGCTCACGCTGGGCCTGAACCTGCACGGCACCCGCCGCGCGGTGACGCACGCCGCGCCCGTCAGCGGCACGCCCAGCGATCTCGCGGCCCCGCTGCACGACCACACCACGCTCGACGGCCACAGTCACGGCGACCTCGACGCCCACGTGCACAGCCTGAGCACCCACCAGCACTTCCACGAACATGACCCCGGCTGGCAATCCTTCCGGCTGACCAGCCCGGAACCGCAGGACCTCCCGGCACTCCTGAAAACCGTGCAGAACGTGGCGCGCGTGTTCCCGGTGCTGCGCGTCAAGGGCTTCGTGGGGGACGCGCAGGGCGAGCGGCACGCGGTGCAGGCGGTGCGCTCGCGCATCGAGGCGCTGCCCGCCCCGGCCCGGGCAGACGCGCCCAACGAGCTGATCTTCATCGGCTACCACGTCAGC